A stretch of the Treponema primitia ZAS-1 genome encodes the following:
- a CDS encoding DUF554 domain-containing protein: MLGPVVNAITIVVCALAGCFLIRGIPERFEEIIKKAIGLSIMYVGIRGAMDNQRVLLLIMSMVIGAVIGEFINIDRLMNRFGDWTERKLNMRGGTFSKGFVTASILFCTGSMAIVGSMQSGLQGNHETLFAKSILDGSISLVFGASMGIGVVFSAIPVLVYQAGIALASMAVKDFLSPDIIREMSAVGNLLVAAIGFNFLGVKEIRVANLIPAIFIPWVYLGLEIILKNP; the protein is encoded by the coding sequence GGACCGGTGGTTAATGCGATAACAATCGTGGTATGCGCCCTAGCCGGGTGCTTCCTTATCCGGGGTATTCCGGAGCGGTTTGAGGAGATTATCAAAAAGGCCATCGGTCTTTCTATTATGTATGTGGGGATCCGGGGCGCCATGGATAACCAGCGGGTCCTCCTTTTGATCATGAGCATGGTCATCGGGGCGGTTATCGGGGAGTTTATCAATATCGATAGGCTGATGAACCGCTTTGGGGACTGGACAGAGCGGAAATTGAATATGCGCGGGGGTACCTTTTCCAAAGGCTTTGTTACCGCCAGCATACTCTTCTGTACCGGTTCTATGGCCATCGTGGGCTCCATGCAGAGCGGCCTCCAGGGCAACCACGAAACCCTCTTTGCCAAGTCTATCCTGGACGGCTCTATTTCCCTGGTTTTCGGCGCCTCCATGGGCATAGGGGTGGTTTTTTCCGCCATCCCGGTACTGGTCTATCAGGCAGGGATAGCCCTGGCATCCATGGCGGTCAAGGATTTCCTGAGTCCCGACATTATCCGGGAAATGTCCGCCGTGGGGAACCTCCTGGTGGCGGCCATTGGCTTTAATTTTCTCGGAGTTAAGGAAATCCGGGTGGCCAACCTGATTCCGGCAATTTTTATCCCCTGGGTGTATCTCGGTCTGGAAATAATTTTAAAAAACCCTTAA
- the fliS gene encoding flagellar export chaperone FliS: MAKSNQIFAYTETRIKTASQGQLIIMLYNEAVKQLDHGLELLERNAGGKKNPGRIEQISKSILKTQEIVTELMASLDFDQGGDIAKNLFSLYTWFNQELLAANINHDPQRISSVRNMLNDLRSAWSEIITKNSMEGIGHPAVGLNITG; the protein is encoded by the coding sequence TTGGCAAAATCGAATCAAATATTCGCTTACACAGAGACCCGCATCAAGACCGCGAGCCAGGGACAGCTTATCATCATGCTTTACAATGAGGCGGTAAAACAGTTGGATCATGGTCTTGAGCTGCTGGAACGGAACGCCGGGGGGAAGAAGAACCCCGGCAGAATTGAACAGATCAGCAAATCCATCCTGAAAACCCAGGAAATTGTCACCGAATTGATGGCTTCTTTGGATTTCGACCAGGGCGGGGACATCGCCAAAAACCTTTTTTCCCTCTATACATGGTTTAACCAGGAACTCCTGGCGGCCAATATCAACCATGACCCCCAGCGTATCTCCTCGGTCCGCAATATGCTGAACGACCTCCGGAGCGCCTGGAGCGAAATTATCACTAAAAATTCCATGGAAGGGATAGGTCATCCCGCCGTGGGTCTCAATATTACCGGCTAA
- the flgN gene encoding flagellar export chaperone FlgN, with the protein MAGVLPAEEINRRVAILKRFREMLRAQRDRFQEYLNVLDKQQDIIEKGDTEALLSHVELEEHIVTDIFNIQKVIDPLEDMYRTVTAQPGTNTEGETEVSGLKAAVERLKREATVNTTRNKDLLAKRMTEIRTEIKSLRGNPYAARQSIYADTAAPMMIDVKG; encoded by the coding sequence ATGGCCGGGGTTTTACCTGCAGAAGAAATCAACCGGCGGGTCGCCATCCTCAAACGCTTTCGGGAAATGCTCCGGGCCCAGAGGGATCGCTTTCAGGAATACCTCAATGTTCTGGACAAGCAGCAGGATATCATCGAAAAAGGCGATACCGAAGCGCTCCTTTCCCACGTAGAACTGGAAGAACACATCGTAACCGACATTTTCAATATACAGAAGGTCATAGATCCCCTGGAAGATATGTACCGCACCGTTACAGCCCAGCCAGGGACCAACACGGAGGGGGAAACCGAAGTCTCCGGCCTTAAAGCCGCCGTGGAGCGACTCAAACGGGAAGCAACGGTCAACACCACCCGGAACAAGGACCTGCTCGCCAAGCGGATGACGGAGATCCGTACGGAGATTAAGAGTCTCCGGGGAAACCCCTACGCCGCCCGCCAGTCCATCTATGCCGATACCGCCGCCCCGATGATGATAGACGTGAAGGGTTAG
- a CDS encoding alpha-L-arabinofuranosidase C-terminal domain-containing protein has translation MKLNIDTRRTIGKRDKMIYGHFIEHFHRQIYGGIFDPGNPLSDRDGFRLDVIEAMRKIKVPILRWPGGCFVSAHHWKDAVGPERKPSFDKAWRVEEPNTFGTDEYIAFCRKVGCEPYICTNAGTGNAEEMSDWVEYCNLSNEGPYAKQRISNGHRDPYKVRYWSIGNENYGGWEIGAKSAEEWGRLVTESAKMMLRVDPQTELSAAALADLDWNINLLRNCGDRINWISIHDYWDAIHQTNDYADYEQSIAYTNHLDDKIVKVQGILNAMGLQNKIRIAFDEWNLRGWYHPNIHTVKQGLTTADYLTPRDLNDENCRYTMADAVFTACFLNMCNRNCTVVGMANFAPVVNTRGCIFTHKDGIVLRSTYHVFDLYVNNLGETVLDTYVENMPQIQVREKTGGTVGMDALDIITTLDTHEGCIVVAAVNKDPHRAWDLELEWVGPFVSSVYTIQTLMGTGTESYNDINHVDAEPGKPVTVNYNPGTVISLPAHSVNIIRFANPVNKN, from the coding sequence ATGAAATTAAATATTGATACCCGGCGTACCATAGGTAAAAGAGATAAAATGATTTATGGGCATTTTATTGAACATTTTCATCGTCAGATATACGGCGGCATTTTTGATCCTGGAAATCCTTTGTCAGATCGGGATGGGTTTCGCCTTGATGTCATTGAAGCTATGCGAAAAATAAAAGTACCAATTTTGCGCTGGCCGGGCGGATGTTTTGTATCTGCTCATCATTGGAAAGATGCGGTAGGACCGGAACGGAAGCCGTCTTTTGACAAGGCTTGGCGGGTTGAAGAACCGAATACCTTCGGAACCGATGAGTATATTGCATTCTGCCGCAAGGTTGGTTGTGAACCTTATATTTGTACCAATGCTGGGACCGGTAACGCAGAAGAGATGAGTGATTGGGTTGAGTATTGCAATCTTTCAAATGAAGGGCCTTATGCAAAGCAGCGTATATCAAACGGTCACCGAGACCCATATAAAGTACGGTACTGGAGTATAGGTAATGAAAATTACGGTGGCTGGGAAATCGGTGCAAAGTCTGCGGAAGAATGGGGGAGGCTTGTAACCGAATCGGCAAAGATGATGCTGCGGGTAGATCCGCAGACTGAGCTTTCCGCCGCAGCCTTGGCGGATCTTGATTGGAATATTAATCTGCTCCGGAATTGTGGGGATCGTATTAACTGGATTTCCATTCATGACTATTGGGATGCAATTCACCAGACAAATGATTATGCAGACTACGAGCAAAGCATAGCGTATACAAACCACTTAGACGATAAAATTGTCAAGGTCCAGGGAATTCTGAATGCTATGGGCTTGCAGAATAAAATACGCATTGCCTTTGATGAATGGAACCTTCGGGGATGGTATCATCCGAATATTCATACGGTAAAACAGGGACTTACTACGGCGGATTATCTCACCCCACGGGATCTGAATGATGAAAATTGCCGTTACACCATGGCTGATGCGGTATTCACCGCCTGTTTTCTCAACATGTGCAATCGAAATTGTACTGTGGTGGGAATGGCAAATTTTGCCCCTGTGGTAAATACCCGCGGCTGCATATTTACCCACAAGGATGGAATAGTTCTACGTTCAACTTACCATGTTTTTGATCTTTATGTTAATAATCTTGGAGAAACCGTACTGGATACCTATGTGGAAAATATGCCTCAGATTCAGGTCCGGGAAAAAACGGGTGGGACAGTTGGAATGGATGCCCTTGACATCATTACTACTTTAGATACCCATGAAGGATGTATAGTAGTGGCAGCGGTCAATAAGGACCCCCATAGGGCATGGGATTTGGAACTTGAATGGGTAGGCCCCTTTGTTTCATCCGTGTATACCATCCAAACGCTTATGGGGACAGGCACTGAATCATATAATGATATCAATCATGTTGACGCCGAACCCGGGAAACCAGTTACTGTTAATTATAATCCCGGTACGGTTATATCGTTACCTGCTCACTCGGTCAATATTATACGATTTGCCAATCCGGTAAATAAGAACTGA
- a CDS encoding M42 family metallopeptidase, protein MSDTNSLARLLETLDNVFGVTGNEEEVAGALKNEMAGFFDDYYADPLGNQYYIRKGTASDKRVMFAAHMDEIGFIIKYIDDDGFARIFPVGYHDDKMVVNQDLVFNTASGKKVYGVTGAKPFHMMSEDELHSPLKIQDLFVDFGVQSAAEARALGLEIGDLGGYSRRGFFLNGTDYYSGKAVDDRSGLAVLVEVMRRLKDEPLLPTICMAGTTQEEIGMHGGGPAARSFKPELFFAVDVTLTGGSPGIEWRDSSQKMGGGICVKYYDWDPNVSCGNTVPRHLTNRMIELAKKHHIPFQREVMMGGGTDAWPASLADSGVLAGGISIPSRYIHTAVGTVKLSDLEHCVNYIIAYLKDYQSL, encoded by the coding sequence ATGAGCGATACTAATTCACTGGCGCGGCTTTTGGAAACCCTTGATAATGTGTTTGGGGTGACGGGCAATGAGGAAGAAGTTGCCGGGGCGTTAAAAAATGAGATGGCGGGATTTTTTGATGATTACTATGCCGACCCCCTGGGGAATCAGTATTATATCCGTAAGGGTACGGCAAGCGATAAACGGGTAATGTTTGCCGCCCACATGGACGAAATCGGTTTTATTATCAAATACATTGACGATGATGGATTTGCCCGCATCTTTCCTGTGGGTTACCACGATGATAAAATGGTGGTAAACCAGGATCTGGTGTTTAACACGGCATCCGGCAAAAAAGTGTACGGCGTAACCGGCGCAAAACCATTCCATATGATGAGTGAGGATGAGTTGCATTCCCCGCTTAAGATACAAGATCTGTTTGTGGACTTTGGCGTTCAAAGCGCCGCCGAAGCCCGCGCTTTAGGCCTTGAGATAGGCGACTTAGGCGGCTATTCGCGCAGGGGCTTTTTTCTGAACGGTACGGATTATTACAGCGGCAAGGCGGTGGACGATCGTTCCGGGCTTGCGGTTCTGGTGGAAGTTATGCGGCGTTTAAAAGACGAGCCGCTGCTGCCGACCATCTGCATGGCAGGAACGACCCAGGAAGAAATCGGTATGCACGGCGGTGGACCGGCGGCGCGCAGTTTTAAACCGGAACTATTTTTTGCGGTGGACGTAACGCTTACCGGCGGCAGTCCCGGCATTGAATGGCGGGACTCTTCGCAAAAAATGGGCGGCGGTATCTGCGTTAAATATTATGACTGGGATCCGAATGTAAGCTGCGGTAATACGGTGCCCCGCCATCTTACCAACAGAATGATCGAGCTTGCAAAAAAACACCATATACCCTTCCAACGCGAGGTTATGATGGGCGGCGGCACCGATGCTTGGCCTGCCTCGCTTGCGGACAGCGGTGTTCTTGCGGGCGGCATATCTATTCCCAGCCGTTACATACACACCGCGGTGGGTACCGTAAAGCTAAGCGATCTGGAGCATTGTGTAAATTATATCATTGCCTACTTAAAAGATTACCAATCACTCTAA